Proteins found in one Etheostoma spectabile isolate EspeVRDwgs_2016 chromosome 14, UIUC_Espe_1.0, whole genome shotgun sequence genomic segment:
- the tmem79a gene encoding transmembrane protein 79 isoform X1, with the protein MSGLGGLIIDVIEDVALSPAEPQIAVSKKPEEIKSIEETQGVTDEQEEEEEDEDDTKKEEELTRSAHLEPSTLPWPGDKDKRPQMENEDGVWSEKGGSQDLSEEQSQAESDTKSKWRESMPEGERWRDDEMEMQRDDKGDGSLADDEEEEEEEEEEEEEEKEKGGESNWIPEKAFLSFSPHVTIVRPSGKELPEESQVFIEKEPQTEPDLAPQVHQERTKQDDKYYLCEHPCSEKLKLALATAAAGLLFPLLVWGGYALLPFDAPLLQSTPLRVVYSLQCSFFATIPILLGVLVQGVARLRYSVLKPLYQSKLVNREVVVHWHYVNESLVLFLFYFLQLSVMATYISQDLVKLVPLLTIIFVFGRLIYWLFLSLGSSIRGLGFGFSFFPILVMLGANLYYVCSSIGQEAVFDVEPPTTAPPPRLRWWG; encoded by the exons ATGTCTGGCCTAGGGGGTTTAATTATAGATGTAATTGAAGACGTGGCACTTTCACCTGCAGAGCCACAAATAGCAGTAAGTAAAAAGCCAGAAGAGATCAAAAGCATAGAGGAAACACAAGGGGTTACAGatgaacaagaagaagaagaagaggatgaggatgaCACAAAGAAGGAAGAGGAATTGACAAGATCAGCTCATCTGGAGCCGAGCACTCTGCCATGGCCTGGCGATAAAGACAAGAGGCCTCAGATGGAAAATGAAGATGGAGTCTGGTCAGAAAAAGGAGGGAGCCAGGACCTGTCGGAGGAGCAGAGCCAGGCCGAGAGTGACACAAAGAGCAAGTGGAGGGAGAGCATGCCTGAGGGCGAGAGGTGGAGGGACGATGAGATGGAGATGCAGCGTGACGATAAAGGTGATGGCTCACTGGCAgacgatgaagaggaggaggaggaggaggaggaggaggaggaggaggagaaagaaaaaggaggagagTCGAACTGGATCCCAGAGAAAGCTTTTCTGAGTTTTTCTCCACATGTCACAATCGTGCGTCCGTCCGGCAAAGAGCTTCCTGAAGAGAGCCAGGTGTTCATAGAGAAGGAGCCGCAGACGGAGCCCGACTTAGCACCTCAGGTTCATCAAGAGAGGACCAAACAGGACGACAAGTACT ATTTGTGTGAGCATCCGTGCAGTGAAAAACTGAAGCTGGCCCTGGCGACGGCGGCCGCAGGGCTTCTCTTCCCTCTCCTGGTGTGGGGAGGTTACGCCCTCCTTCCCTTTGACGCACCGCTGCTGCAGAGCACCCCCCTCAGGGTGGTTTACTCTCTACAGTGCTCCTTCTTTGCCACTATCCCCATCCTGCTCG gtgtgttgGTGCAGGGCGTGGCCAGGCTGCGCTACAGCGTCCTGAAGCCCCTCTATCAGAGTAAACTGGTGAACAGAGAGGTGGTGGTGCACTGGCACTATGTCAACGAATCGCTGGTCCTCTTTCTATTCTACTTCCTGCAGCTCTCTGTCATGGCAACCTACATCAGCCAGGACCTGGTCAAACTAGTGCCGCTGCTCACCATCATATTTGTATTTGGCAG GCTGATCTACtggctcttcctctctctgggTAGCAGCATCAGGGGCCTCGGCTTCGGCTTCTCCTTCTTCCCCATACTGGTCATGCTGGGCGCCAACCTGTACTATGTCTGCTCGTCAATTGGACAAGAGGCGGTTTTTGACGTGGAACCTCCCACGACAGCTCCTCCTCCCAGGCTGCGCTGGTGGGGTTAA
- the tmem79a gene encoding transmembrane protein 79 isoform X2 — MSGLGGLIIDVIEDVALSPAEPQIAVSKKPEEIKSIEETQGVTDEQEEEEEDEDDTKKEEELTRSAHLEPSTLPWPGDKDKRPQMENEDGVWSEKGGSQDLSEEQSQAESDTKSKWRESMPEGERWRDDEMEMQRDDKGDGSLADDEEEEKEKGGESNWIPEKAFLSFSPHVTIVRPSGKELPEESQVFIEKEPQTEPDLAPQVHQERTKQDDKYYLCEHPCSEKLKLALATAAAGLLFPLLVWGGYALLPFDAPLLQSTPLRVVYSLQCSFFATIPILLGVLVQGVARLRYSVLKPLYQSKLVNREVVVHWHYVNESLVLFLFYFLQLSVMATYISQDLVKLVPLLTIIFVFGRLIYWLFLSLGSSIRGLGFGFSFFPILVMLGANLYYVCSSIGQEAVFDVEPPTTAPPPRLRWWG, encoded by the exons ATGTCTGGCCTAGGGGGTTTAATTATAGATGTAATTGAAGACGTGGCACTTTCACCTGCAGAGCCACAAATAGCAGTAAGTAAAAAGCCAGAAGAGATCAAAAGCATAGAGGAAACACAAGGGGTTACAGatgaacaagaagaagaagaagaggatgaggatgaCACAAAGAAGGAAGAGGAATTGACAAGATCAGCTCATCTGGAGCCGAGCACTCTGCCATGGCCTGGCGATAAAGACAAGAGGCCTCAGATGGAAAATGAAGATGGAGTCTGGTCAGAAAAAGGAGGGAGCCAGGACCTGTCGGAGGAGCAGAGCCAGGCCGAGAGTGACACAAAGAGCAAGTGGAGGGAGAGCATGCCTGAGGGCGAGAGGTGGAGGGACGATGAGATGGAGATGCAGCGTGACGATAAAGGTGATGGCTCACTGGCAgacgatgaa gaggaggagaaagaaaaaggaggagagTCGAACTGGATCCCAGAGAAAGCTTTTCTGAGTTTTTCTCCACATGTCACAATCGTGCGTCCGTCCGGCAAAGAGCTTCCTGAAGAGAGCCAGGTGTTCATAGAGAAGGAGCCGCAGACGGAGCCCGACTTAGCACCTCAGGTTCATCAAGAGAGGACCAAACAGGACGACAAGTACT ATTTGTGTGAGCATCCGTGCAGTGAAAAACTGAAGCTGGCCCTGGCGACGGCGGCCGCAGGGCTTCTCTTCCCTCTCCTGGTGTGGGGAGGTTACGCCCTCCTTCCCTTTGACGCACCGCTGCTGCAGAGCACCCCCCTCAGGGTGGTTTACTCTCTACAGTGCTCCTTCTTTGCCACTATCCCCATCCTGCTCG gtgtgttgGTGCAGGGCGTGGCCAGGCTGCGCTACAGCGTCCTGAAGCCCCTCTATCAGAGTAAACTGGTGAACAGAGAGGTGGTGGTGCACTGGCACTATGTCAACGAATCGCTGGTCCTCTTTCTATTCTACTTCCTGCAGCTCTCTGTCATGGCAACCTACATCAGCCAGGACCTGGTCAAACTAGTGCCGCTGCTCACCATCATATTTGTATTTGGCAG GCTGATCTACtggctcttcctctctctgggTAGCAGCATCAGGGGCCTCGGCTTCGGCTTCTCCTTCTTCCCCATACTGGTCATGCTGGGCGCCAACCTGTACTATGTCTGCTCGTCAATTGGACAAGAGGCGGTTTTTGACGTGGAACCTCCCACGACAGCTCCTCCTCCCAGGCTGCGCTGGTGGGGTTAA
- the tmem79a gene encoding transmembrane protein 79 isoform X3, whose translation MENEDGVWSEKGGSQDLSEEQSQAESDTKSKWRESMPEGERWRDDEMEMQRDDKGDGSLADDEEEEEEEEEEEEEEKEKGGESNWIPEKAFLSFSPHVTIVRPSGKELPEESQVFIEKEPQTEPDLAPQVHQERTKQDDKYYLCEHPCSEKLKLALATAAAGLLFPLLVWGGYALLPFDAPLLQSTPLRVVYSLQCSFFATIPILLGVLVQGVARLRYSVLKPLYQSKLVNREVVVHWHYVNESLVLFLFYFLQLSVMATYISQDLVKLVPLLTIIFVFGRLIYWLFLSLGSSIRGLGFGFSFFPILVMLGANLYYVCSSIGQEAVFDVEPPTTAPPPRLRWWG comes from the exons ATGGAAAATGAAGATGGAGTCTGGTCAGAAAAAGGAGGGAGCCAGGACCTGTCGGAGGAGCAGAGCCAGGCCGAGAGTGACACAAAGAGCAAGTGGAGGGAGAGCATGCCTGAGGGCGAGAGGTGGAGGGACGATGAGATGGAGATGCAGCGTGACGATAAAGGTGATGGCTCACTGGCAgacgatgaagaggaggaggaggaggaggaggaggaggaggaggaggagaaagaaaaaggaggagagTCGAACTGGATCCCAGAGAAAGCTTTTCTGAGTTTTTCTCCACATGTCACAATCGTGCGTCCGTCCGGCAAAGAGCTTCCTGAAGAGAGCCAGGTGTTCATAGAGAAGGAGCCGCAGACGGAGCCCGACTTAGCACCTCAGGTTCATCAAGAGAGGACCAAACAGGACGACAAGTACT ATTTGTGTGAGCATCCGTGCAGTGAAAAACTGAAGCTGGCCCTGGCGACGGCGGCCGCAGGGCTTCTCTTCCCTCTCCTGGTGTGGGGAGGTTACGCCCTCCTTCCCTTTGACGCACCGCTGCTGCAGAGCACCCCCCTCAGGGTGGTTTACTCTCTACAGTGCTCCTTCTTTGCCACTATCCCCATCCTGCTCG gtgtgttgGTGCAGGGCGTGGCCAGGCTGCGCTACAGCGTCCTGAAGCCCCTCTATCAGAGTAAACTGGTGAACAGAGAGGTGGTGGTGCACTGGCACTATGTCAACGAATCGCTGGTCCTCTTTCTATTCTACTTCCTGCAGCTCTCTGTCATGGCAACCTACATCAGCCAGGACCTGGTCAAACTAGTGCCGCTGCTCACCATCATATTTGTATTTGGCAG GCTGATCTACtggctcttcctctctctgggTAGCAGCATCAGGGGCCTCGGCTTCGGCTTCTCCTTCTTCCCCATACTGGTCATGCTGGGCGCCAACCTGTACTATGTCTGCTCGTCAATTGGACAAGAGGCGGTTTTTGACGTGGAACCTCCCACGACAGCTCCTCCTCCCAGGCTGCGCTGGTGGGGTTAA